One Antarctobacter heliothermus DNA segment encodes these proteins:
- the argE gene encoding acetylornithine deacetylase, with translation MPEVLSPRALLEKLVSFPTVSRDTNLPLIDWVQDYLVSHGIDAQRHVKPDDAQKAAIFAHVGPQETGGVILSGHTDVVPVDGQDWNFDPFVVTEQDGKLYGRGTTDMKGFDALAIWTLVEAQKRGVSRPLQLALSYDEEIGCTGAPPLIEAMQGLPRASDVIVGEPTMMKAVTGHKGGVNFWVHVHGFEVHSSLLHTGVSAIMWAAKMIDWANQLNADLQAAEPAGMPGLFDPPYTNVHVGMIHGGTAHNISAKDCEFGLGYRVVPGESLDQWRRLTTDKMAELNAAMQEIRPGTGFELIEKFELPPFAPENDNTAEALVRALTGDNSENFVSYGTEASHFQQAGYKAVVCGPGSIHVAHQPDEYITLAQFQQGHRFMENLLERLS, from the coding sequence TTGCCCGAGGTGTTGTCCCCCCGTGCGCTGCTGGAAAAACTGGTGAGCTTTCCCACCGTCAGCCGCGATACCAACCTGCCGCTGATCGACTGGGTGCAGGACTACCTGGTCAGTCACGGGATCGACGCACAGCGCCACGTCAAACCCGATGACGCGCAAAAAGCGGCGATCTTCGCCCATGTCGGACCGCAAGAGACGGGCGGTGTGATCCTGTCGGGTCATACGGACGTGGTGCCGGTAGACGGGCAGGATTGGAATTTCGACCCGTTTGTTGTGACCGAACAGGATGGCAAACTGTACGGGCGCGGCACCACCGACATGAAAGGCTTTGATGCGCTGGCGATCTGGACGCTGGTTGAGGCACAAAAACGGGGCGTCTCGCGGCCGCTGCAACTGGCGCTGTCCTACGATGAGGAAATTGGCTGCACCGGCGCGCCGCCGTTGATTGAGGCGATGCAGGGGCTCCCGCGCGCCTCGGACGTGATCGTTGGGGAACCGACGATGATGAAGGCCGTCACCGGCCACAAGGGCGGAGTGAACTTCTGGGTCCATGTCCACGGCTTTGAGGTGCACAGTTCTTTGCTGCACACGGGTGTCAGCGCGATCATGTGGGCGGCCAAAATGATCGACTGGGCCAACCAGCTGAACGCCGATCTTCAAGCAGCAGAGCCTGCGGGCATGCCGGGTTTGTTCGATCCGCCCTACACAAATGTCCATGTCGGCATGATCCACGGCGGCACCGCGCATAACATCAGTGCCAAGGACTGTGAGTTTGGACTTGGCTATCGCGTTGTTCCAGGTGAGTCGCTGGACCAATGGCGCCGCCTGACGACGGACAAAATGGCAGAGCTGAACGCCGCGATGCAGGAAATCCGTCCCGGAACCGGCTTTGAGTTGATCGAAAAATTCGAATTGCCGCCATTTGCCCCCGAAAACGACAACACCGCCGAGGCGCTGGTCCGCGCATTGACCGGCGACAATTCGGAGAATTTTGTAAGCTACGGCACCGAGGCCAGCCACTTTCAGCAGGCCGGTTACAAGGCGGTGGTGTGCGGCCCCGGCAGCATCCATGTGGCGCACCAGCCGGATGAGTACATAACTTTGGCGCAGTTCCAGCAGGGCCACAGGTTCATGGAGAATTTACTAGAGCGGCTAAGCTGA
- a CDS encoding M20 aminoacylase family protein, giving the protein MPVKNRFAELQDEITAWRRDLHENPEILFETHRTSALVADKLKEFGCDEVVTGIGRTGVVGVIKGRQNGSGRVIGLRADMDALPIHEQTGLDYASKTDGAMHACGHDGHTAMLLGATKYLSETRNFDGTVVVIFQPAEEGGGGGKEMCDDGMMDRWGIQEVYGMHNWPGKPVGSFAIREGAFFAATDQFEIALEGLGGHAAKPHETVDTTVMASSLVLALQTIASRNADPVDQVVVSVTSFETSSKAFNVIPQRVHLKGTVRTQSTAMRDLAEKRIKEMSAGVAATFGGTAEVTYHRGYPVMVNHPEQTEFARDVARAVSGAVDEAPLVMGGEDFAFMLEERPGAYILVGNGDTAMVHHPEYNFNDEAIPAGCSWWAEIVERRMPVAS; this is encoded by the coding sequence ATGCCCGTAAAAAATCGCTTTGCCGAATTGCAGGATGAAATCACCGCTTGGCGGCGCGACCTGCACGAGAACCCGGAAATCCTGTTCGAGACGCACCGCACCTCTGCATTGGTAGCGGATAAGCTGAAGGAGTTCGGTTGTGACGAGGTCGTGACCGGCATCGGGCGCACCGGTGTTGTGGGGGTGATCAAGGGGCGTCAAAACGGGTCTGGTCGAGTGATCGGTTTGCGCGCTGACATGGACGCACTGCCGATCCATGAGCAGACCGGGCTGGACTATGCCTCCAAGACCGATGGGGCAATGCACGCGTGCGGCCATGACGGTCACACGGCCATGTTGTTGGGCGCGACCAAGTACCTGTCAGAGACGCGCAATTTCGACGGGACGGTTGTGGTGATCTTTCAGCCCGCCGAAGAGGGCGGCGGCGGCGGCAAAGAAATGTGCGATGACGGTATGATGGACCGTTGGGGCATTCAGGAAGTGTACGGAATGCACAACTGGCCGGGCAAGCCGGTGGGCAGCTTTGCCATCCGTGAAGGCGCGTTCTTTGCCGCCACCGACCAGTTCGAAATCGCCCTCGAGGGGCTGGGCGGCCACGCGGCCAAGCCGCATGAGACGGTCGACACCACTGTCATGGCCTCTTCTCTGGTGCTGGCGCTGCAGACCATTGCATCGCGCAATGCGGACCCGGTGGATCAGGTGGTGGTTTCTGTCACCAGCTTTGAAACCTCGTCCAAGGCGTTCAACGTGATCCCGCAGCGAGTGCATCTGAAGGGGACCGTCCGCACCCAGTCGACCGCTATGCGCGATCTTGCGGAGAAGCGGATCAAGGAAATGTCGGCGGGTGTGGCGGCGACCTTCGGTGGCACCGCCGAGGTGACTTACCACCGTGGCTATCCGGTGATGGTCAACCACCCCGAACAGACTGAATTTGCCCGCGACGTGGCGCGCGCCGTGTCGGGCGCAGTCGATGAGGCACCGCTGGTCATGGGCGGGGAGGATTTCGCCTTTATGCTCGAAGAGCGGCCAGGGGCCTATATCTTGGTCGGCAACGGGGATACCGCGATGGTGCATCACCCTGAGTACAACTTCAACGATGAGGCGATCCCGGCGGGCTGTTCGTGGTGGGCAGAGATCGTCGAACGGCGGATGCCGGTCGCGTCCTGA
- a CDS encoding glutamine synthetase family protein has product MAGNLTFDGLKEAVAGGTIDTVLACFPDMQGRLMGKRFHAVNFVETSFKETHCCNYLLATDLEMATPEGYAASSWEKGYGDYIMAPDLSTIRLLPWLEGTAMVLCDVLDHHTHAPVPHSPRQMLKTQIARLKALGYDAMMATELEFFLFEQSFDDIRKGGFRDLTPISGYNEDYAILQTTKEEGVMRPIRNHLFAAGLPIENTKGEAETGQEELNIRYADALDCADHHTIAKNAVKEIAWQHGRAASFLPKWHHDKVGSSSHVHQSLWQDGEPAFYDKSADLGMSQLMKHYMAGVIAYAPDYTFFLAPYINSYKRFAKGTFAPTKTVWSVDNRTAGFRLCGEGSKGVRVECRIGGSDLNPYLAQAAMLAAGIKGIEDKMDLAPPTRGDIYEDAKAQDIPQTLRAATETLRGSAFLREAFGDQVVDHYTRCAEWEQEEFDRVVTDWEIARGFERA; this is encoded by the coding sequence ATGGCTGGAAATCTGACGTTCGACGGTCTGAAAGAGGCCGTGGCAGGCGGTACAATCGACACCGTTCTCGCTTGTTTCCCCGACATGCAGGGGCGCCTGATGGGCAAACGGTTCCATGCGGTGAACTTTGTCGAGACCAGCTTTAAGGAAACGCATTGCTGCAACTACTTGCTGGCCACCGATCTGGAAATGGCCACGCCAGAGGGCTATGCCGCCTCTAGTTGGGAAAAGGGCTATGGTGATTACATCATGGCACCGGACCTCTCGACGATCCGGCTGCTGCCATGGCTGGAAGGCACTGCCATGGTGCTATGCGACGTGCTTGACCACCACACCCACGCGCCGGTGCCCCATTCGCCGCGCCAGATGCTGAAAACCCAGATCGCCCGGCTCAAGGCCCTTGGCTATGACGCCATGATGGCGACAGAGCTAGAGTTTTTCCTGTTCGAACAGTCCTTTGACGACATCCGCAAAGGTGGGTTCCGCGATCTGACCCCGATCAGCGGCTACAACGAAGATTACGCCATCCTGCAAACCACCAAGGAAGAAGGCGTGATGCGCCCGATCCGCAACCACCTGTTTGCAGCCGGTCTGCCGATCGAGAATACCAAGGGTGAGGCTGAGACCGGTCAGGAAGAGCTGAACATCCGCTACGCCGATGCGCTCGACTGTGCCGACCACCACACCATCGCCAAGAACGCCGTCAAGGAAATCGCTTGGCAACACGGGCGCGCGGCCAGCTTCTTGCCGAAATGGCACCACGACAAGGTCGGTTCCTCCAGCCACGTGCACCAGTCGCTCTGGCAGGACGGCGAACCGGCGTTCTACGACAAATCCGCCGATCTGGGCATGTCGCAACTGATGAAGCACTACATGGCGGGTGTGATCGCCTATGCGCCGGATTACACCTTTTTCCTCGCCCCCTACATCAACAGCTACAAACGCTTTGCCAAAGGCACCTTTGCGCCGACGAAAACGGTCTGGTCCGTGGACAATCGCACCGCCGGGTTCCGCCTGTGTGGTGAGGGCTCCAAAGGTGTGCGGGTCGAATGCCGTATCGGAGGATCTGACCTGAACCCCTATCTGGCACAGGCCGCCATGCTGGCCGCCGGGATCAAGGGGATCGAGGACAAGATGGATCTCGCGCCACCGACACGCGGCGACATCTATGAAGACGCCAAGGCACAGGACATCCCGCAGACCTTGCGCGCCGCCACCGAAACCCTGCGCGGATCCGCTTTTTTGCGTGAAGCCTTCGGCGATCAGGTGGTTGACCATTACACGCGCTGCGCCGAATGGGAGCAGGAAGAGTTTGACCGCGTCGTGACCGATTGGGAAATTGCGCGCGGCTTTGAAAGGGCCTGA
- a CDS encoding NAD(P)/FAD-dependent oxidoreductase translates to MIFPFRDTGPVEFDAPLPEAADLVVIGGGVIGVSTAMFAAQRGLSVVLLEKGRIAAEQSSRNWGWIRVQGRDLAEIPIALEAQALWRDLDVACQGRLGTRTTGVTYLARTEGELGAFEAWLGEARGLGVSSEILGRTAMLRHLGYPRAAWMGALHTPTDMVAEPWAAVPELARLARAEGATLIERCAARGLDRKAGRITGVVTEAGRIRTNAVVLAGGAWSSLFLRRHGVDIPQLSVRSTAMATQPLRRVVDTAAVDDRLAFRPRADGGYTLAPSAFAELFLGPDALRHVRHYLPLALSGEFDVHLRHPQPANWPDAFSTPRHWSGAEQSPFERMRILDPGPNVAKLAEITQRFGTHFPDLGHIDMQAGWGGMIDVLPDVVPVVDRVEALPGLTVCTGMCGHGFGAGPGFGRVALDLATGRDPGHDLSRFRIGRFFDGSPLRPGPNL, encoded by the coding sequence GTGATTTTTCCATTCCGTGACACGGGACCCGTGGAATTTGACGCGCCGTTGCCCGAGGCGGCGGATCTGGTTGTGATCGGCGGCGGCGTGATCGGGGTCAGTACCGCGATGTTTGCAGCGCAGCGCGGGCTTTCGGTCGTTCTGCTGGAAAAGGGACGGATCGCTGCAGAGCAAAGCTCACGCAATTGGGGTTGGATCCGCGTGCAGGGCAGGGATCTGGCCGAGATCCCCATCGCGCTGGAGGCGCAGGCGCTTTGGCGCGATCTGGACGTGGCCTGTCAAGGGCGTCTAGGAACACGGACCACCGGGGTCACCTATCTTGCGCGCACTGAGGGTGAACTTGGCGCTTTCGAGGCGTGGCTGGGCGAGGCGCGCGGTTTGGGCGTTTCCAGCGAGATATTGGGGCGCACGGCCATGTTGCGGCATCTGGGCTATCCGCGCGCCGCGTGGATGGGCGCGTTGCACACACCGACCGACATGGTGGCGGAACCTTGGGCAGCGGTGCCAGAGCTTGCACGGTTGGCGCGCGCCGAGGGGGCCACACTCATCGAACGATGTGCCGCGCGTGGGTTGGACCGCAAGGCGGGCCGGATCACCGGCGTAGTCACCGAGGCTGGGCGGATCAGGACAAACGCTGTCGTGCTGGCGGGCGGGGCGTGGTCGTCGCTGTTCCTGCGCCGTCATGGCGTAGATATTCCACAGCTTTCGGTGCGTTCCACGGCAATGGCGACGCAACCGCTGCGCCGTGTGGTCGACACGGCGGCGGTCGATGATCGGCTTGCCTTCAGGCCGCGCGCCGATGGCGGCTATACCTTGGCACCGTCCGCCTTTGCGGAACTGTTCCTTGGCCCCGATGCGTTGCGCCATGTGCGGCACTATCTACCGTTGGCGCTGTCTGGGGAATTCGACGTGCATTTGCGGCACCCACAACCGGCCAACTGGCCGGATGCCTTTTCGACCCCACGTCACTGGAGCGGGGCAGAGCAGAGCCCGTTTGAACGGATGCGCATTCTGGACCCGGGGCCGAACGTGGCAAAACTGGCCGAGATCACGCAGCGGTTCGGCACACATTTTCCTGACCTTGGCCACATCGACATGCAAGCGGGGTGGGGCGGGATGATTGATGTCTTGCCCGACGTCGTGCCCGTGGTGGACCGGGTGGAGGCGTTGCCCGGTCTGACGGTCTGCACCGGCATGTGCGGGCATGGCTTTGGCGCGGGGCCGGGTTTTGGCCGCGTGGCGCTGGATCTGGCCACGGGCCGCGACCCGGGTCATGATCTCAGCCGTTTTCGCATTGGTCGCTTTTTTGACGGCAGTCCCCTACGCCCGGGGCCGAACCTGTGA
- a CDS encoding iron-containing alcohol dehydrogenase yields MTLTANWSYPTAIRFGAGRIAEIAEACAAAGITKPLLVTDRGLKDMAITSKTLDLLEAAGLGRAIFADVDPNPNEKNAEAGVRAFKDGGHDGVVAFGGGSGLDLGKLVAFLAGQTRPLWDFEDIGDWWTRADADAIVPIVAVPTTAGTGSEVGRASVITNSETEQKKIIFHPKFLPSVVICDPELTVGMPKFITAGTGLDAFAHCVEAFCSPHYHPMSQGIALEGMRLVKDYLPRAYADGTDLEARAHMMSAAAMGATAFQKGLGAIHALSHPIGAIYHTHHGTTNAVCMPAVLQFNKPAITDVLGQAANYLGIDGGFDGFCAFVDDLNDSMDIPKSLAGLGIENPDIDRIVAGALTDPSTGGNPVEMTAANTRDLLLRIV; encoded by the coding sequence ATGACTCTTACTGCAAACTGGTCTTACCCCACCGCCATTCGGTTTGGCGCCGGCCGCATTGCTGAAATCGCCGAGGCCTGCGCCGCCGCCGGGATCACGAAACCCCTGCTGGTGACAGACCGTGGCCTGAAGGACATGGCGATCACCTCCAAAACGCTGGACCTGCTGGAAGCCGCCGGTCTGGGCCGGGCGATCTTTGCCGATGTCGACCCCAACCCCAACGAAAAGAACGCCGAGGCTGGTGTGCGCGCCTTCAAGGACGGAGGTCATGACGGTGTTGTTGCCTTTGGCGGTGGCTCTGGCCTTGATCTGGGTAAGCTGGTGGCCTTTCTGGCGGGGCAAACCCGCCCCCTGTGGGACTTTGAGGATATCGGCGACTGGTGGACACGCGCCGACGCCGACGCCATCGTCCCCATCGTGGCAGTGCCCACAACGGCAGGCACCGGGTCAGAGGTTGGGCGCGCGTCGGTCATCACCAATTCAGAAACCGAGCAGAAAAAGATCATCTTTCACCCGAAATTCCTGCCGTCGGTGGTGATCTGCGATCCTGAACTGACCGTCGGGATGCCCAAATTCATCACCGCAGGCACCGGGCTGGATGCCTTTGCCCATTGTGTCGAGGCGTTCTGCTCACCGCATTACCATCCGATGTCACAGGGCATCGCGCTGGAAGGCATGCGGCTGGTCAAGGACTACCTGCCCCGCGCCTATGCCGATGGCACCGATCTGGAGGCACGCGCGCATATGATGTCCGCCGCCGCCATGGGCGCCACCGCCTTTCAAAAGGGTCTGGGTGCAATCCACGCCCTGTCGCACCCCATCGGCGCGATCTATCACACCCACCACGGCACCACGAACGCGGTCTGCATGCCGGCAGTCCTGCAATTCAACAAGCCCGCCATCACCGACGTTCTGGGGCAAGCCGCCAACTACCTTGGCATCGACGGCGGCTTCGACGGCTTCTGCGCCTTTGTTGACGATCTGAACGACAGCATGGACATTCCCAAGTCGCTGGCCGGTCTGGGGATCGAGAACCCCGACATCGACCGGATTGTGGCGGGCGCGCTGACAGATCCCAGCACCGGCGGCAACCCGGTTGAAATGACTGCCGCGAACACCCGCGATCTGCTGCTACGGATCGTCTGA
- a CDS encoding DUF2934 domain-containing protein, producing MSTPQIDNAQIAKAAFFLWLDEGRPAGQDRDHWFRATEALKNAAAAPVKPARKPRAKAAAKPAAARATGAAKPKASAKTKAATKPAATRKPRKPAEN from the coding sequence ATGAGCACCCCCCAAATCGACAACGCCCAGATCGCCAAGGCGGCTTTTTTCCTCTGGCTGGATGAAGGCCGTCCCGCAGGTCAGGACCGCGATCACTGGTTCCGCGCCACCGAGGCGCTGAAAAACGCGGCTGCCGCCCCGGTCAAACCCGCCCGCAAGCCGCGCGCCAAAGCCGCTGCGAAACCTGCCGCCGCCCGCGCGACAGGTGCCGCCAAGCCAAAGGCATCCGCCAAGACAAAGGCGGCCACGAAACCCGCAGCCACCCGCAAACCCCGCAAACCAGCGGAGAATTGA
- a CDS encoding aldehyde dehydrogenase family protein, translating to MIRCTSPIDGSVYAERDTLTFDAARDAVNRAKIAQNEWAARPLAERIALVQAGVAKIGEMNDEIVPELAHQMGRPVRYGGEFGGFNERATYMADIAKDALADIEIENSDSFRRVIKRVPHGVVLVVAPWNYPYMTAINTVAPALIAGNAVLLKHASQTLLVGERLAAAFHAAGIPQDVFQNVFLDHQSTTDLIAAKSFGFVNFTGSVGGGKAMERAAAGTFTGVGLELGGKDPGYVCDDADLDAAVDTLIDGAMFNSGQCCCGIERIYVAEQHFDAFVEKAVAIVRGYKLGNPLDTATTIGPMAHKRFADEVRAQTAEAIAAGATAHIDTFLEDDGGAYLTPQILTNVTHDMRVMREESFGPVVGIMPVKDDAEAIRLMNDSDFGLTASVWTRDAARAEAIADQIETGTVFMNRADYLDPGLCWTGCKDTGRGGGLSIIGYHNLTRPKSYHLKKA from the coding sequence ATGATCCGTTGTACCTCTCCTATCGACGGCTCGGTCTATGCCGAGCGTGACACACTCACCTTTGACGCCGCCCGCGATGCGGTGAACCGTGCAAAGATTGCGCAAAACGAATGGGCCGCGAGACCGCTGGCAGAGCGCATTGCGCTGGTTCAGGCCGGCGTCGCCAAAATCGGCGAAATGAACGACGAAATCGTCCCCGAACTGGCACACCAGATGGGCCGCCCGGTCCGCTACGGCGGTGAATTTGGCGGTTTCAACGAACGCGCGACCTATATGGCCGACATCGCCAAAGACGCGCTGGCGGATATCGAGATTGAGAACAGCGACAGCTTTCGCCGCGTGATCAAACGTGTACCGCATGGCGTCGTTCTGGTCGTGGCGCCGTGGAACTATCCCTACATGACGGCCATCAACACCGTGGCCCCCGCCCTGATCGCGGGCAACGCGGTCTTGCTGAAACACGCCAGCCAGACGCTGCTGGTAGGCGAACGGCTGGCAGCAGCGTTTCATGCGGCGGGCATCCCTCAGGACGTGTTCCAGAACGTTTTTCTGGACCATCAAAGCACCACAGACCTGATCGCAGCTAAATCCTTTGGCTTTGTGAATTTCACCGGGTCTGTCGGCGGCGGCAAGGCGATGGAACGTGCCGCTGCGGGCACCTTTACCGGCGTCGGGCTGGAGCTGGGGGGCAAAGACCCCGGCTATGTCTGCGATGACGCTGATCTGGACGCCGCTGTCGACACGCTGATCGACGGTGCAATGTTCAACTCCGGCCAGTGTTGCTGTGGTATCGAACGCATTTATGTGGCCGAACAACACTTTGACGCCTTTGTCGAAAAGGCCGTGGCCATCGTCCGGGGATACAAACTGGGCAATCCGCTGGACACGGCCACAACGATTGGCCCCATGGCGCACAAACGCTTTGCCGATGAGGTCCGCGCCCAGACCGCAGAGGCGATTGCCGCCGGGGCCACCGCCCATATCGACACGTTTCTCGAAGATGACGGCGGCGCCTATCTGACGCCGCAGATCCTCACCAATGTCACCCATGACATGCGCGTCATGCGTGAAGAAAGCTTTGGCCCCGTGGTCGGCATCATGCCGGTCAAAGACGACGCCGAGGCGATCCGCCTGATGAATGACAGCGACTTTGGCCTGACCGCCTCAGTCTGGACCCGCGATGCGGCGCGCGCCGAGGCGATTGCAGACCAGATCGAAACCGGAACGGTCTTCATGAACCGCGCCGACTACCTTGATCCGGGCCTGTGCTGGACCGGGTGCAAAGACACCGGTCGCGGCGGCGGCCTGTCGATCATTGGCTATCACAACCTGACCCGTCCCAAATCTTACCACCTGAAAAAGGCCTGA
- a CDS encoding ABC transporter ATP-binding protein has protein sequence MLDTAPDTATKGPIARIEKLRVEFQTKDGPVVGVEDVSFDIGPGETVCVVGESGSGKSVSSLALMRLVEYGGGDIAGGQLLFDRKDGGSVDLRTMDQRHMRDIRGNEIGMIFQEPMTALNPVFTVGKQLTEGLRVHRGMSRKQADARAIELLREVRIPEPERRLTQYPHELSGGMRQRVVIAMAMACKPRLLIADEPTTALDVTIQAEILALMDRLKRETGTAVMFITHDMAVVAQMADRVVVMFRGNKVEEGTVEEIFENPQHPYTKALLAAVPKLGEMTGTDLPEPMKLVGHDNQQVKPISGTNERLLTVEGLTTRFPVKGGFFRRTVANVHAVEDLSFTVNKGQTLSLVGESGCGKSTAGRSILRLVEPLMGKVDLDGTDIMGLSQGALREARRDMQMIFQDPFASLNPQIQLADQVAEPIHNYGLESGSAVMDNVAGLFDRVELPRSFMRRYPHELSGGQRQRIAIARALALRPRLIVADEAVSALDVSVQAQVINLMMELQVDMGLGYLFISHDMAVVERVSHNVGVMYLGRIVELGPRRAVFEDPRHPYTQALMKAVPIADPRRRKSEKDLNFKPIPSPIHSVDYEPEPSVYEEVSPGHMVLTTDSGY, from the coding sequence ATGCTGGATACGGCACCTGACACAGCCACCAAGGGACCGATCGCCCGGATCGAAAAATTGCGGGTCGAGTTTCAGACCAAGGACGGCCCTGTGGTGGGGGTCGAGGATGTGAGTTTTGACATCGGACCGGGCGAAACAGTGTGCGTGGTTGGAGAGTCCGGCTCTGGCAAGTCCGTGTCCTCACTGGCGCTGATGCGGCTGGTGGAATACGGCGGCGGCGACATCGCAGGCGGCCAGTTGCTTTTCGACCGCAAGGACGGCGGATCTGTCGATCTTCGCACGATGGACCAGCGCCACATGCGTGACATTCGCGGCAATGAGATCGGCATGATCTTTCAAGAGCCGATGACGGCGCTAAATCCGGTCTTTACCGTCGGCAAGCAGTTGACAGAGGGGTTGCGCGTGCACCGCGGCATGTCTCGCAAACAGGCCGATGCGCGCGCCATCGAATTGCTGCGCGAGGTGCGCATCCCGGAACCTGAACGCCGGTTGACCCAGTATCCGCACGAACTGTCGGGCGGGATGCGGCAACGTGTGGTGATTGCGATGGCCATGGCCTGCAAGCCGCGCCTGCTGATCGCGGATGAGCCGACCACTGCATTGGACGTGACCATTCAGGCAGAGATCCTCGCCCTGATGGACCGGCTGAAACGGGAAACCGGCACGGCGGTGATGTTTATTACCCATGACATGGCTGTGGTCGCCCAGATGGCAGACCGGGTTGTGGTCATGTTCCGCGGCAACAAGGTCGAAGAGGGCACTGTCGAAGAGATCTTTGAGAACCCTCAGCACCCCTATACCAAGGCGCTGCTGGCGGCGGTCCCCAAACTGGGAGAGATGACCGGCACCGACCTGCCCGAACCGATGAAATTGGTCGGCCACGACAACCAGCAGGTAAAACCGATCTCCGGCACGAATGAACGTTTGCTGACGGTTGAGGGGCTGACCACGCGCTTTCCAGTCAAGGGCGGTTTCTTTCGCCGCACGGTGGCCAATGTCCACGCGGTTGAGGACTTGTCCTTTACCGTGAACAAGGGCCAGACGCTGAGCCTGGTGGGAGAGTCCGGTTGCGGAAAATCCACCGCCGGACGGTCGATCCTGCGGCTGGTCGAACCGCTCATGGGCAAGGTCGATCTGGATGGCACGGACATCATGGGTCTGTCGCAGGGTGCTCTGCGCGAGGCGCGGCGCGACATGCAGATGATTTTTCAGGACCCGTTTGCGTCACTGAACCCGCAGATCCAGTTGGCGGATCAGGTGGCAGAGCCGATCCACAACTACGGGCTCGAATCCGGCAGCGCCGTGATGGACAACGTCGCTGGTTTGTTTGACAGGGTCGAACTGCCGCGCAGTTTCATGCGCCGCTACCCGCATGAACTGTCGGGCGGGCAACGCCAGCGGATTGCCATTGCCCGCGCCCTTGCGCTGCGACCCCGGTTGATTGTCGCGGATGAGGCCGTCAGCGCGCTGGACGTGTCGGTTCAGGCGCAGGTGATCAACCTGATGATGGAACTACAAGTGGACATGGGGCTGGGTTATTTGTTCATCAGTCACGACATGGCCGTTGTCGAACGGGTCAGCCACAATGTCGGCGTTATGTATTTGGGGCGGATCGTCGAGCTGGGCCCGCGCCGCGCGGTGTTCGAAGACCCGCGCCATCCCTACACACAGGCGTTGATGAAGGCAGTGCCAATCGCCGATCCCCGCCGCCGCAAATCGGAAAAGGATCTGAACTTCAAGCCGATCCCATCGCCGATCCACTCGGTTGACTATGAGCCAGAGCCTTCGGTCTACGAAGAGGTCAGCCCGGGCCACATGGTGCTCACCACCGACAGCGGGTACTGA